Sequence from the Paeniglutamicibacter cryotolerans genome:
CGGAAGCGATGTTTCGGGCTTGAAGGATCAGCTCGATGCCGGAGCCGGAAAGTCGCCGAGCTTCCTGCTCGGGGGCCTGAATGCCGGCCTTCAGCAGGTTGTTTCCCACCTTTGCCAGATTAGTGCTGAACGCGGAGACCGAGAGCGGGGGAAGGGCCGCAACGGGTGCATCGGTTGCCGGCGCGCTCCTCGGGTCCGCCTCGGCCGCGGCCGAGGCCCCGGGTGTGAGTAATTCGACATGCTTCTCCAACATCGCCACGCTGGCCTGCAATGCGGCCGTGGTCCGGGCGTTGGTCGAGGACTCCGGGTAGGCGATCATGTATCGCAGATCGGCGAGCAGCGGCCCGAGGTCATCGGTGGGCGCGGGATCCGGCACAACAACCGGCGTGTTGCCCCAAAAACGTTGCCATTCGGGGGTATCGCGCTGCAGGTACATGCCGCCACCGGTTACCGCCACGGCGCTCAGGAGCGCAACGAGGATCCCCGCCGTGAGCAGGGGAGCCCGGCCCTTGCGCCGTCGGGGTCGGGTAGTGCCGGGGGAGCTGGGATCATCGTGAATTGCCATCAACATGATCATCCCATGCCGCGTCGGGGAGGATCGAGGCATGCCGTGACGGGAGATAGCCGATACTCTTGGATGACAACATCATTACGTGGGAGGAAATGCCATGACCGGCACGCCGGCAGATACCCAGCTTGAGGCTAATCGCCTAAAGAAACTACTGGAGCCCACCGTTGCCTCCCACAGCCTGTACCTCGAGGACGTCGAGGTACGCAACGCGGGCGCCCAGCGCATCGTACACATCGTGGTCGACCTGCTTGAAGGCACCGGCGGAGTCCAGCTCGATACCATCGCCGAGGTTTCACGCTCGGTGTCCGACGTCCTTGACGCAGACCCGCTGGATGGGGCCACGCCCTACGACCTCGAGGTCTCCTCGCCGGGCGTATCGCGTCCGCTCACCGAGCTGCGCCACTGGCGCCGCAACGTGGGCCGCATGGTGAAGATCAACATGATCGGGGAGGAAAACCTCATGGGACGCGTCATGGCGGTCACCGAGGACTCCATCACCGTGGTCCCCGAGCTTGAGGTTAAAAAAGGCATGAAGGCCAAGCAGGGCCCGGAGCGGGTCCTGGAATTCAGCGGCATCCGCCGCGGCAACGTCGAAGTCGAATTCACGCATGTCGACGACGCGGACCTTGAAGAACTAGACATCGACGAAGAGACTGAGGAGGCCTGAGTTGGACATTGATATGAGCGCACTGCGCATGCTCGAGCGCGAACGGGAAATCCCGTTGGAAGTGCTGATCCCCACCATCGAGCAGGCCCTGTTGCTGGCTTACCACAAGTCACCCGGTGCAGTGCCGCAAGCTCGTGCCCAGGTCGACCGCAAGAGCGGCCGCGTGACGATCCTCGCCACCGAGATGGACGACGACGGCACCCCGATGCCCGAATTCGACGACACCCCGACCGGTTTCGGCCGCATCGCCGCCTCGACGGCCCGCCAAGTCATCCTGCAGCGCCTGCGCGATGCCGAGGATGACAACATCCTGGGCGAGTTCAAGGGCAAGGAAGGCGAACTCGTCTCCGGTCAGATCCAGCAGGGCAACAACCCGATCATGGTCCAGGTCAACCTGGGCGTCGTCGAAGGCCTGCTGCCGCCGCCGGAGCAGGTTCCGGGCGAGAAGTACGTCCACGGCAACCGCATCCGCGCCTACGTCGTCGACGTGCACAAGGGCCCTAAGGGCCCGTCGATCACGCTTTCGCGTTCACACCCGAACCTGGTCCGCCGGCTCTTCGAGATGGAGGTCCCGGAGATCGCCGACGGTGCCGTGGAAATCATGGCCCTGGCCCGCGAAGCCGGACACCGCACGAAGATCGCGGTGCGCGCCACTGCAGCGGGAGTCAATGCCAAGGGCGCCTGCATCGGCGAAATGGGTTCCCGCGTCCGTGCCGTCATGACCGAGCTGAACGACGAGAAGATCGACATCGTCGACTTCAACGAAGACCCGGCAAAGTTCATCGCCTCGGCGCTCTCGCCGTCCAAGGTGAACTCGGTGACCATCGTTGATCCGGCCACGCGGTCGGCCCGCGTCGTGGTTCCCGACTACCAGCTGTCGCTGGCGATCGGCAAGGAGGGGCAGAATGCCCGCCTCGCGGCCAAGCTCACCGGCTGGCGCATCGATATCGTTTCCGATGGGGTAGTGCGCTCCTAGCGCGCCGCGCCTTCCGGGCCGCCGCCCGCCATCCCTCCGGGGTGGCGGGCGGCGGCCTTTATCGGAGCGTGCGGTGCCGTAGTGGCCCACGGCACGCCACATCGTCCCGGGAAACGCGCTAGACTGGTCTGTGGCCCCGGGTGGGGGCGGTAATCGAATGCAGGAGTGAATCCGAACGTGAGTGCGCAACATACGCCGCAACGCACGTGCATTGGATGCCGTCAGACCCGGGACCAAGATCTGTTGATGCGCTGGGCCGTGGAACAGGGAGATGGCCGTAGCGTCGTCGTTCCCGATCCACGCCGGTGCATGTCCGGCAGGGGCGCATGGCTGCACCCCACGCCGGAATGTGCCGCTCTGGCCCTCAAGCGCCGGGCATTCCCACGGGCCTTCAAGAAGGCCGTGGACGATGCCGGTGTGCTCACGGCGATGGCTGCACATGATTCCTCAACCGGAGGAAACATCAACACGAGAATCCAACCTGAGAGCGGGTCAGCGAACTGATGGAAACCCGATGAGTTCCAAGCGATGAGCGCCTGAAAATGACTCGTCATTTAAGCGCCGAAGTGCCCATGTCGTCCGTCCCGGACGCCGGGCGAAACAAGCAAGAGTTGGCTCGTACTTAAGACTTTTTCACAAAGTGGTGGTGCGGGCCGAGACAGGAGAAATGTGGCCAAGGTCCGCGTACACGAGCTCGCCAAAGAGCTCGGAATCACTTCGAAGGATGCAGTGGCAAAGCTGCAGGAACTGGGCGAATTCGTCCGTTCGGCATCCTCCACCATCGAGGCACCCGTCGTGCGCAAGCTGCGCGACGCGTTCCCCGATGCGGTAGCACCCGCTGCCGCTCCCAAGGCACCCTCGGCTCCGAAGCCGGGCAACGCCGCCCCGAAGCCCGCAGCGGCAACCCCGGCCCCGGCCGTGGAAACCCCCGCTCCGGCACCCGCAGCAGCTCCGGCGGCAGCAGCCCCGGCCGCCGCTCCGGCAGCAGCAGCTCCGGAAGCTCCCGCGGCATCGGCTCCGGCCGCCGTTCCGGGCGCCCCGGCACCGAAGCCGGCAACGGCACGCACCGAGGCTCCGCGCCCCGGCGCCAAGCCGGGCGCTCCGCGTCCGGGCAACAACCCGTTTTCGTCCCAGCAGGGCATGCGTTCGGCAAACGACAACGACCGGGCAACCAGCGAGCGCCCCGGCGGCCCGCGTCCGGGTGGACCGCGCCCCGGTGGCCCGCGTCCGGGTAACAACCCGTTCTCATCCCAGCAGGGCATGCGTTCGGGCGGTGCTCCGCGTCAGGGTGGCGCCCCGGGTGCAGGTGGACCGCGTCCGGCAGGAGCCGGTGCGGCAGGTCCCCGCCCCGCAGGCGGAGCCAACGCCCGTCCGGGCGGTCCCCGTCCGGCCGGTGCCGGCGCAGCAGGCCCGCGCACGCCCGGTGGTGCTCGCGCTACTCCGGGCATGATGCCCAACCGTACCGAGCGTCCGGCTCCCGCAGCCGGCGCAGGTCGTCCGGGTGCAGGCGGCCGTGGCGGCGCAGCCCGTCCGGGTGGCGCTCCGGGTGCCGCAGGCGGCGCTCCGGGTGCAGGTGGCGGCTTCAAGGGCGGCGGCGGTCCGAACCGCGGTCGCGGTGGAACCCAGGGTGCTTTCGGTAAGGGCGGCGCCGGCCGCGGCAAGCAGCGCAAGTCGAAGCGTGCCAAGCGCCAGGAACTCGAGCAGATGAGTGCTCCGTCGCTGGGCGGCGTGAGCGTGCCCCGCGGCAGCGGCACCACGGAGATCCGTCTTCGTCGTGGCGCCTCGATCACCGACTTCGCCGATAAGATCGGTGCAAACCCGGCATCGCTGGTCACCGTGCTCTTCCACCTGGGCGAAATGGCAACAGCCACCCAGTCCCTGGATGAGGCGACCTTCGATATCCTCGGAGCCGAGCTCGGCTACAAGGTTCAGGTTGTTTCCCCGGAAGACGAAGAGCGCGAACTCTTCGAGTCCTTCTCGATCGACTTGGACGCCGAACTCGAGGCCGAAGGCGACGACGAGCTCGAAGCCCGCCCGCCGGTTGTCACCGTCATGGGCCACGTCGATCACGGTAAGACCCGTCTGCTCGATGCAATCCGTAAGACCAACGTCATCGAGGGCGAAGCCGGCGGCATCACCCAGCACATCGGTGCCTACCAGGTCCACCACGAACACGAAGGCATTGATCGCCCGATCACCTTCATCGATACTCCGGGCCACGAGGCGTTCACCGCCATGCGTGCCCGTGGTGCCAAGGTCACCGACATCGCCGTGCTCGTCGTGGCGGCGGATGACGGCGTCATGCCGCAGACGGTTGAGGCGCTTAACCACGCCCAGGCCGCAGGCGTGCCGATCGTGGTCGCGGTCAACAAGATCGACAAGCCGTCCGCCAACCCGGACAAGGTCAAGGGCCAGCTGGCCGAATACGGCCTGGTTCCTGAGGAGTACGGTGGCGACACCATGTTCATCCACGTCTCCGCTCTCAAGGGCGAAGGCGTCGACGACCTGCTCGACGCAGTGCTGCTGACCGCAGACGCCGCGTTGGACATGCGTGCCAACCCGAACAAGGATGCCCGCGGCATCGCGATCGAGGCCAATCTGGACAAGGGACGCGGTGCCGTGGCAACCGTCCTGGTCCAGTCCGGTACCTTGAACGTCGGCGACACCATCGTGGCCGGTACGGCACATGGCCGCGTGCGTGCCATGTTCACCGAAGACGGCACCACCGTCACCCATGCACTGCCCTCGCGCCCGGTCCAGGTCCTCGGCCTGTCCTCGGTTCCGCGTGCAGGCGACACGTTCCTGGTCACCGCCGACGAGCGCACCGCCCGCCAGATCGCCGAAAAGCGTGAAGCAGCGGACCGCAACGCCTCGCTGGCCAAGCGCCGCAAGCGCATCACCCTGGAGGACTTCGACCAGGCCGTCGCCGACGGCAAGATCGATACGCTCAACCTCATCCTCAAGGGCGACGTGTCCGGTGCCGTCGAGGCCCTGGAAGACTCGCTGCTCAAGATCGACGTGGGCGAGGGCGTGCAGCTGCGCGTCATCCACCGCGGCGTGGGTGCCATCACCCAGAACGACGTCAACCTGGCGACCGTCGACTCGGCCATCATCATCGGCTTCAACGTCAAGCCGGCCGAGCGTGTTGCCGAACTGGCCGACAAAGAAGGCGTCGACATGCGCTTCTACTCGGTCATCTACGGCGCCATCGACGACATCGAACTGGCACTCAAGGGCATGCTCAAGCCCGAGTACGAGGAAGTCGAACTGGGTACCGCGGAAATCCGCGAGGTATTCCGTTCCTCCAAGCACGGCAACATCGCCGGTTCCATCGTTCGGTCCGGTACCATCCGCCGTAACTCCAAGGCACGCGTCTTGCGCGCCGGCAAGATCATCGGTGAGAACCTCACCGTTGACTCGCTCAAGCGCTTCAAGGATGACGCAACCGAGGTCCGTACGGACTTCGAGTGTGGCATCGGCCTGGGTTCGTTCAACGACCTGCAGCCCGAGGACATCATCCAGACGTTCGAGATGCGCGAAAAGCCGCGCAACTAGTCCTTCGTGAGTAATGGCTGACGACGACGGAGCCCCACCCGCAACGGCGGGGCTCCGTCGTCGTTCACCCTTAACACTTCATCCGTAGCCAATCACACCAAGGAGCGATCATGGCTGATTCCGCACGCGCCGCCCGTTTGGCGCAACGCATCAAGGTGGTTGTCGCCCAAGCACTGGGCAAGGCCGTCAAGGACCCGCGCGTCGAGGCCATCACGGTCACCGACGCCCGCGTCACCAACGACCTGCAGCACGCCACCATCTACTACACCGTCTTCGGCGATGCGGAGGCCAAGGCGGACGCCGCGGCAGCCCTGGAGAAGTCCCGAGGGGTGCTGCGCAAGGAGGTCGGCCGCAACGTCACCGTTCGCCTGACCCCCACCCTGGAATTCGTCCCCGACGAGATCCCGGTCAACGCCTCCAACCTCGAGGCACTGCTGCGTTCCGCCAAGGAAAAGGATGCAGCAGTGGCTGCCCTTGCCGAGGGCGCGACGTTTGCAGGGGACGAAGATCCCTACAAGCGCGACGAGGAAGAGGACGAGCAGGCCTAGCCTGGCCGTCCCCGCAACGTGCATCGGACCGACCAGCCCCACCCCTTGCAGGGAGGGCCCGGTCGGCCCGATGTTTGTTTAAGCCCGGCAGTCCGTTCGACGGGACCCCAGGAGCTTCTACCAGCGGATCTTGGCGGTGACCAAAGATCCACCTTCAGGAGGATCGGCCATGACATTGGTCGTGACGGCCATCCTCTTGCCGCTGATGGCAACGTCGCCGGTCATGGGCGCCTTGAGTACCGTGATCTTTCGGCCACGGTCCAGTTTCACTACTCCATCTCCCATGAGCTGGCTGACGTACGCGCCTCCGGTGCCGGAGACGGCGATTCCGGTCGGTGCCGACAGCCCGGTGGCCAGCGTCTGGGTGTGGTGGGAGCGCAGATTCATCCGATAGGCCTTTCCCGTGGAAAGGCCTTCACCCGGAACCCCGGGAAGAACCGTGTAGTACAGCCAATCGCCCCGGACATCGACGTCGGTGGGCACTGCCTGTGCGTAGTAGGTGAGCCCGAGCATGCAGTTGGGGACCACCGCGCCCATCTCGGCGAAGGCGGCCGCCACAGCAGCGGTGATCTTGATCGGTTCCGCCGGCAGGGCCTTAACCAGCGAGACCTTCCCACGCTTGTTCACGTGAAGGATGGTGTTTGCCCCTGCATCGCCGACATAGAGCCCATTGCGGGTTGCGGTGGACGAATACGGGTGCGAGTAGACCTCTGCCGTATTCCCGAACTCCGGTGCTTGGGCCAGGCAAGCCTTTGAGGCCTTCCGCACCCCGTACACGGTCTTGCGGTCGGGGTTGTACTTCTTCTCGAAGACCGACAGGTCGGCCACGGTGCGTACCTTGCCGCGCTGGTCGATGGTCTTCAGCAGTGCCGGAAGCAGCTCGGTTGGCGGTTGCTCGGGGTTGTCCCCCTGTTCGTTGTCGAAGAAGTAGGTGGTGCCCGACCGGTACGAGACCCCGGCGATTTCATGGCCCGGAGCAGAGTACATGGTGCTCTTCTTGCCCGATGCGCTGATCCGGGTCAGCTTCCCGATGAACGACTCGGCCACCAGATAGCTGCCGTGGGGACCAAAGGCAACCTTCAGTGGTGAGGCCAGCCCGGAGGCCAAGGTCTTGACGTGCGAGACCGGTGGGTTGGGCGGATGCGGCTGCCGGTGGGCTTGGGCCGGAGCGGAGGTGAGGGTGACGGCCAGGGCCGCAGCGGCAATAGATGCCGCAATGGTGCGAGGTTTCATGAGAATCCCATCAAAGAGCTTCCCTGCTGTGCAGAGGCGCAAATGTGCAGGGCGCAAACGAAAAACACGGAATCCGTCACCGGGCCACGGGACCAGTGGTGCAAAAAGTGATGATTCTCGATTGGTGGTTCGGCATGGCTGGTGACGAGTGGGTGCCGCTATCGGCGATGGGGGAGAGCGCCAGCTCGCTGTCCCGGCACGTGCTGTGGCGCGGTGCGTGAGCCACATATGGCGCAACCATAGCCATCGGAAAAATGGGTGTCAACAGCAGGGGTCAGCCGATTGAGGAACAGAGGGGTGGCCGAGGGGACCGGAAAATGGCGAGGGTAGGCACCGGGGTGCTGCTCTTGAGGCGCAACGGGGGACTCGGCGGAATTGCCGCATCCGAAAGCCGCCTATACTGGAGTGCGTGAAAACAGGCCACGAGAACAACACCGACGGAATCGGCTCCGGATTGGTGATCATCGACAAACCGCAGGGTTGGACCAGCCACGATGTGGTGGGTCGTACCCGCCGTCTTGCGGGCACCCGCAAGGTCGGCCATGCCGGCACCTTGGACCCGATGGCCACCGGAGTGCTCGTGCTGGGCATCAACAAGGCCACGCGCCTGCTGACATACATCGTGGGCGCGTCCAAGACCTATACGGCCACCATCCGGCTCGGGGAATCAACGATTACCGACGATGCCGAGGGTGAGGTCATCGAGCGCCGCATCGCCGCAGCAGTCACCGAGGAGCAGATCCACGCGGGCATCGCCGCCCTGACGGGGGAGATCGAACAGGTGCCCTCATCGGTCAGCGCGATTAAGGTCAATGGCGAACGCTCCTACGCCCGCGTGCGTGCCGGCGAGGAAGTGAAGCTCAAGGCCCGCCCGGTCACGATCAAGCGCTTCGAGGTCCACGACATCCGCCGTGAACGCGGCGGCAAGGTGCTGGACATCGATGTGACGGTCGATTGCACTTCCGGCACCTACATCAGGGCACTGGCCCGAGACCTGGGCGCCGCACTGAACGTCGGCGGGCACCTGACCGCGCTGCGCCGCACGCAGGTCGGCCCCTACACGCTTGAGCAGGCCCACACGCTTGAGGAGCTGGCTAAGGAATTCAGCTACCTCGAGCTGGACGACGCCGCGGCTGCCCTCTTCCCACGCCGGGACCTGACCGAGGCCGAGCGCGTCGAGCTCTCCTACGGACGTCGCATTGCCGAATGCGATACGGACGAGATCACCGCCGCCTTCGCTCCCGACGGCTCGCTCGTTGCGCTGTTGAAGAACAAGGCCGGCCAGGCAAAGCCGGAACTGGTCTTCGCCACAGCCTGAGGTACCGCCCCACCCAACACCACCGAAAAGAGGACAGGTCCGCCGTGATTGTTGACGGATTCTTCATCGCTGGCGCCCTGATCTGTGCTGTCACAGTGCTGCTGGGAGTTATCGCCGCGATCGCCCGCGACTACCCGGATGACTTCACTCTGGTCTCCGTCGCCGTGCTCGAGCTGTTTTTGCTGGTCTATGGGGTCTCGGCGGCCATCAGGCAGGCCGGTGGGCAGGCGATCTCCGGTGAGTCCTGGGAGTTCTGGGGTTACCTCATCACGGCCCTGTTCGTGCCGGCGCTGGCCTTCATCTGGGCCGTGACCGACAAGTCGCGCTGGTCCAACCTGGTGCTGGCGGCCTCCGGCCTCACGGTCTTTGTCATGTTATTCAGGATGGAACAGATTTGGGATGGAGTGGTGGCAGCATGAGCACAGCAGGGGAAAACGGCGCATCTGCGCCGGCAAAGCGCTCACGTATCGTTGATGCGGCAGGAGCCAAGCGGCATCCCGGCAACGGGCGCAGCTCCGGGCTGGGACGGATCATCATCGCCGTCTACGGCATTCTGGCCCTCTCCGCCACGGTGCGGGCCGTCTACCAGATCCTGATGGATTTCCAGGGGGCGCCACTTGCCTACCTGCTCAGCGCCTTGGCGGGTGTCGTCTATATCGTTGCCACCCTTGCCCTGGCATCGCGGAAGCCGGGGTCCTGGAAGCTGGCCTGGTACGCGGTGCTGTTCGAGCTGGCTGGTGTGCTGGTCGTCGGAACGCTGAGCTTCGCGCTGCCGGCGCTCTTTGCGCACCCGGCCGTGTGGTCGCACTTCGGTGGCGGATACGGCTACGTCCCGTTGTTGCTGCCGCTGGTGGGCCTGTGGTGGTTGAACAAGCACCGCCCTCAGGCGCCGGCCGCCACGGCCTAAGCCTCCGATAGAGGGGACGCGGTCTCGGCTGATGACCGCTCGGCTCGGGGGTGTCTCGGGCCCGAACGTGCATGTCACGGTTCATGGACAGTGAACTTTTCGGCCATAATGGAAACGGCTGTCTTGAACCGGCTGGCCGCACCACCGATCAAAGGAATACCGTGCACTATTGGAAAGGCCTTGAAGCCGTCCCTGCTGGCTTCGGTCCATCTGTAGTCACGATCGGGAACTTCGACGGGGTCCACCGCGGCCACCGCGAGGTCCTGCAGGCAGTGGCGGAAACAGCCAAGCGCCATGCCGCCAGCGCCGTCGCGATCAGCTTCGACCCGCATCCGGCACAGGTCCACCGCCCCGAATCGGCGCCCGAACTGATCATGGGACTTGCCGACCGGATCGAGACGCTGGCGAACGAGGACCTCGATGCGCTGCTGATGATCCGCTACACGCTCGATTTCGCCCAGGCGAGCCCCGAGGAATTCGTCAAGTCCATCATCGTGGAACTCCTCGGCGCCTGTGCCGTGGTCGTCGGGCACGACGTGCGATTCGGCCATGGCAATGCCGGAGACTTCGCCACCATGTGCGAGCTGGGCGAGAAGTACGGCTTCGAGGTCATCGGCGTCGAGGACATCGGGGACCATCGCCGCTGGTCATCCACCTGGGTCCGCGAGGCCCTGAACAGGGGCGACGTGGAAACGGCGGCGCAGATCCTTGGCCGACCGCACCGAATGCGCGGCGAGGTGGTGCACGGTGCTGCCCGCGGTCGCGAACTGGGCTTCCCCACGGCGAACCTGGAAACCGCTGCCTCCGGCATCATCCCGGCCGACGGCGTCTATGCCGGTTGGCTGGTCGATGAGGCGGAGGTCCGCTGGCCCGCCGCGATTTCGGTGGGTTCCAACCCCACCTTCGAAGGCGTCAGCCGCCAGGTCGAAGCCCATGTGATCGACAGGCCCAGCGAGGGCGTCGAGGACTTCGACCTCTACGGCCAGCAGGTCGTTGTCGAATTCGTTGCGCACCTGCGCCCGATGGTCGCCTACCGAGGCGTCGAGGCGCTGATCGAGCAGATGCGCGAGGATGTCGAGCGCACCCGCGGCGTGCTCGTCAACGCCTGACCCGAATCCCCTGGAACACCATGTCTGACACACCCGAGATCCCGGCGTTGCCCGGACGCGCCTTCGAGCTGGACCCCGGCCGCCGCGAAACCCTGGCCGCCGCGTTCTCCGCCGGCGGCGACCACTACGACGCCGTACGCCCCGACTACCCCGAAGCCATAGTCGACTTCATGGTCCCCGCCGGGGCCCGCGCCGCGGCGGACGTGGGAGCCGGTACCGGGATCTTCACCCGGCACCTGATCGAGCGCGGCCTGGAGACCTGGGCCATCGACCCCTCGGTGGACATGCTTGCCGTGCTGGCCCGCAACCTGCCGGCCGCCCGGGTGCTCGAGGGCACGGCGGAGGCCACCGGGATCCCGCCGGCAAGCGTCAACGTGGTCTCCGTGGCCCAAGCCTGGCACTGGGTGGATCCGCTGGCAGCGAGCGCCGAAGCGGCACGGATCCTGCGCCCCGGAGGGCGTATCGCCCTGGTCTGGAACCAGCTGGACGTCTCGGTGCCGTGGGTGCACCGGCTGGCCCGCATCATGCATGCCGGGGATGTGCACCGCCCCGGCTTCGCCCCGCCGCTGGGCGCCGAGTTTGGGACACCGGTTTCCCACGAGGTCCGCTGGAACCAACCCGCAAGCACAAACGGCATCCTTGAACTGACCAAATCGCGCAGCTACTACCTACGCGCCTCGGCGGCAACCCGGGCCAAGGTCGAAGCGAACCTCGACTGGTACCTGCACGAGCACCTGGGTCATGGACGGGGCGCCGCATTGGAGCTTCCCTACCTGACCCACGCCTGGATCGCTGACCTGCGATAGCCGCCACATTCTGGGCCTGGCCCCGGATAACCGGTGTTAGACTGGTTGGCGGTGCCCGCTGCAGTCCGCGGTTGCGCGGTACCTTGCCGGAAACGGTGATTTTTTGAATCGCGGTACAACTCTAGGAGTTACTGTGGCACTTGACGCTGCTATCAAGACCGAAATCATGCAGGCCTACGCCACCAGCGAAGGCGACACGGGTTCACCGGAGGTACAGGTTGCTGTACTTTCCCGCCGTATCGCCGATCTGACGGAACACCTGAAGATGCACAAGCACGATCACCACACCCGCCGTGGCCTCATGGGCCTGGTTGGTCGTCGTCGTCGCATGCTCGGCTACCTGAAGAAGACCGACATTGCCCGCTACCGTGCGCTCATCGAGCGCCTCGGCCTGCGTCGCTAGGTTTGGTTGAGGGCGGTGCCGCCGGTACGGGAATTCCCGTACCGGAGGTACCGCCCTTAGTCTAGTAACAGGGTGTTTTGCACCCTGAACGCACCACCCCGATTATCAGGAGCAGCCAGACCACGGCATTCGCGGTCCTCGGTAGTGGTCTCCGGGATGCATACGGCATCCCGTGGGCCTCGATCGAAGACCGGGCGCCGGCGCACGGACCCATTCCGGGCATCAGGACAATGGCTGTCTCCGCACCAACAGAAATGGAGGTGACTCTCTTGGAGGGTCCCGAGATTCAGTTCGCCGAGGCAGTGATCGACAACGGTCGTCACGGCAAGCGCGTTATCCGCTTTGAAACCGGTCGCCTGGCCCAGCAGGCTGCTGGCGCCGCAATGGTCTACATCGACGAAGAGACCGCCCTGCTGTCGGCCACCACGGCCGGCAAGCACCCGCGTGAGGGCTTCGACTTCTTCCCGCTGACCGTGGACGTCGAGGAGCGCATGTACGCTGCCGGCCGCATCCCGGGCAGCTTCTTCCGCCGCGAAGGCCGTCCGTCAACGGAGGCCATCCTGGCTTGCCGCCTGATGGACCGCCCGCTGCGCCCGGCATTCGTCAAGGGCCTGCGCAACGAGGTCCAGATCGTCGTCACCGTACTGGCGATCAACCCGGACGAGCTCTACGACGTGGTGGCCATCAACGCCTCCTCGATGTCGACCCAGCTTTCGGGCCTGCCCTTCTCCGGCCCGATCGGCGGCGTCCGCGTTGCCCTGATCGACGATGGAAACGGCGCCCAGTGGGTTGCCTTCCCGAAGCACAGCCAGTTGGAAAACGCCGTGTTCAACATGGTCGTTGCCGGCCGTATCGCCGGCGATGACGTCGCGATCATGATGGTCGAGGCAGAAGCCACCGACAACTCCTGGAACCTCATCAAGGAACAGGGCCACACCGCCCCGACCGAAGAGGTCGTTGCAGAGGGCCTGGAAGCTGCAAAGCCGTTCATCAAGGCTCTGTGCGAGGCCCAGTCGGACTTGGCTGCCCGCGCCGCCAAGGAAACCGTCGAGTTCCCGGTCTTCCGCGACTACGAAGACGATGCCTTTGCAGCCGTCGAGGCAGCAGCGGGCACCAAGCTGGCCGGGATCTACACGATCGCCGGCAAGCAGGAGCGTGACAACGCAGCTTCGGCACTCAAGGACGAAGTAGTTTCCGCACTGATCGCCGAGGGCGCTGGGCTCGAAGGCCGTGCTTCCGAGGCCTCCAAGGCCTTCGGCGCAGTCACCAAGCAGGTCGTGCGCCAGCGCATCCTGCGCGACCAGGTCCGCATGGACGGCCGCGGGCTTTCGGACATCCGTAAGCTCACCGCCGAGGTCGAGGTCCTGCCGCGCGTCCACGGTTCGGCCATCTTCGAGCGTGGCGAAACCCAGATCATGGGCGTCACCACCTTGAACATGCTGAAGATGGAACAGCAGATCGACTCGTTGGGCCCGGTAACGCGCAAGCGCTACATGCACAACTACAACTTCCCGCCGTACTCCACCGGTGAGACCGGCCGCGTGGGTTCGCCCAAGCGCCGCGAAATCGGCCATGGTGCCCTCGCAGAGCGCGCCCTCA
This genomic interval carries:
- the rimP gene encoding ribosome maturation factor RimP, whose translation is MTGTPADTQLEANRLKKLLEPTVASHSLYLEDVEVRNAGAQRIVHIVVDLLEGTGGVQLDTIAEVSRSVSDVLDADPLDGATPYDLEVSSPGVSRPLTELRHWRRNVGRMVKINMIGEENLMGRVMAVTEDSITVVPELEVKKGMKAKQGPERVLEFSGIRRGNVEVEFTHVDDADLEELDIDEETEEA
- the nusA gene encoding transcription termination factor NusA, producing the protein MDIDMSALRMLEREREIPLEVLIPTIEQALLLAYHKSPGAVPQARAQVDRKSGRVTILATEMDDDGTPMPEFDDTPTGFGRIAASTARQVILQRLRDAEDDNILGEFKGKEGELVSGQIQQGNNPIMVQVNLGVVEGLLPPPEQVPGEKYVHGNRIRAYVVDVHKGPKGPSITLSRSHPNLVRRLFEMEVPEIADGAVEIMALAREAGHRTKIAVRATAAGVNAKGACIGEMGSRVRAVMTELNDEKIDIVDFNEDPAKFIASALSPSKVNSVTIVDPATRSARVVVPDYQLSLAIGKEGQNARLAAKLTGWRIDIVSDGVVRS
- a CDS encoding YlxR family protein is translated as MSAQHTPQRTCIGCRQTRDQDLLMRWAVEQGDGRSVVVPDPRRCMSGRGAWLHPTPECAALALKRRAFPRAFKKAVDDAGVLTAMAAHDSSTGGNINTRIQPESGSAN
- the infB gene encoding translation initiation factor IF-2, with amino-acid sequence MAKVRVHELAKELGITSKDAVAKLQELGEFVRSASSTIEAPVVRKLRDAFPDAVAPAAAPKAPSAPKPGNAAPKPAAATPAPAVETPAPAPAAAPAAAAPAAAPAAAAPEAPAASAPAAVPGAPAPKPATARTEAPRPGAKPGAPRPGNNPFSSQQGMRSANDNDRATSERPGGPRPGGPRPGGPRPGNNPFSSQQGMRSGGAPRQGGAPGAGGPRPAGAGAAGPRPAGGANARPGGPRPAGAGAAGPRTPGGARATPGMMPNRTERPAPAAGAGRPGAGGRGGAARPGGAPGAAGGAPGAGGGFKGGGGPNRGRGGTQGAFGKGGAGRGKQRKSKRAKRQELEQMSAPSLGGVSVPRGSGTTEIRLRRGASITDFADKIGANPASLVTVLFHLGEMATATQSLDEATFDILGAELGYKVQVVSPEDEERELFESFSIDLDAELEAEGDDELEARPPVVTVMGHVDHGKTRLLDAIRKTNVIEGEAGGITQHIGAYQVHHEHEGIDRPITFIDTPGHEAFTAMRARGAKVTDIAVLVVAADDGVMPQTVEALNHAQAAGVPIVVAVNKIDKPSANPDKVKGQLAEYGLVPEEYGGDTMFIHVSALKGEGVDDLLDAVLLTADAALDMRANPNKDARGIAIEANLDKGRGAVATVLVQSGTLNVGDTIVAGTAHGRVRAMFTEDGTTVTHALPSRPVQVLGLSSVPRAGDTFLVTADERTARQIAEKREAADRNASLAKRRKRITLEDFDQAVADGKIDTLNLILKGDVSGAVEALEDSLLKIDVGEGVQLRVIHRGVGAITQNDVNLATVDSAIIIGFNVKPAERVAELADKEGVDMRFYSVIYGAIDDIELALKGMLKPEYEEVELGTAEIREVFRSSKHGNIAGSIVRSGTIRRNSKARVLRAGKIIGENLTVDSLKRFKDDATEVRTDFECGIGLGSFNDLQPEDIIQTFEMREKPRN
- the rbfA gene encoding 30S ribosome-binding factor RbfA → MADSARAARLAQRIKVVVAQALGKAVKDPRVEAITVTDARVTNDLQHATIYYTVFGDAEAKADAAAALEKSRGVLRKEVGRNVTVRLTPTLEFVPDEIPVNASNLEALLRSAKEKDAAVAALAEGATFAGDEDPYKRDEEEDEQA
- a CDS encoding ScyD/ScyE family protein produces the protein MKPRTIAASIAAAALAVTLTSAPAQAHRQPHPPNPPVSHVKTLASGLASPLKVAFGPHGSYLVAESFIGKLTRISASGKKSTMYSAPGHEIAGVSYRSGTTYFFDNEQGDNPEQPPTELLPALLKTIDQRGKVRTVADLSVFEKKYNPDRKTVYGVRKASKACLAQAPEFGNTAEVYSHPYSSTATRNGLYVGDAGANTILHVNKRGKVSLVKALPAEPIKITAAVAAAFAEMGAVVPNCMLGLTYYAQAVPTDVDVRGDWLYYTVLPGVPGEGLSTGKAYRMNLRSHHTQTLATGLSAPTGIAVSGTGGAYVSQLMGDGVVKLDRGRKITVLKAPMTGDVAISGKRMAVTTNVMADPPEGGSLVTAKIRW